A region of Moorena producens PAL-8-15-08-1 DNA encodes the following proteins:
- a CDS encoding glycosyltransferase family 2 protein, with the protein MNENFQLLVSIVINNYNYGQFLPQAIDSSLSQTYPNTEVIVVDDESTDNSHDIITSYGDQITPILKKNGGQASALNAGFYVSRGEIVIFLDADDYLFPNAVSEVVAVWKPGVVQVQYRLELVNALSEFIGIHPAPDIKFDSGTVWPILLEKGKYSSTVTSGNSFARSTLAQILPIPESEFTIAADGYLVTLNPFYGQVASIEKPLGAYRQHGNNLWAFSKRTIPIERFRRSINHDFIKYNYLVSKATELGYHVCPDFSVRDPNHLIHRIASLRLDPHHHPFASDSPLVLAYKGYWSIWKYSKFNFQKKILWSHWFLWVGIMPHSMVKPVIYWLLCSASRPTIILWLVKIIRIVRRLLTYKKLTS; encoded by the coding sequence ATGAATGAAAACTTTCAGTTATTAGTCAGTATTGTCATCAACAACTACAATTACGGTCAGTTTCTACCTCAAGCAATTGACAGTAGCCTCAGTCAGACTTATCCAAATACCGAAGTCATTGTGGTGGATGATGAGTCCACTGACAACTCTCATGATATTATCACTAGCTACGGTGACCAAATTACTCCTATCCTCAAAAAAAATGGTGGGCAAGCATCGGCGCTCAATGCCGGTTTTTATGTCAGCCGTGGGGAGATTGTAATTTTTTTAGATGCTGATGATTACTTATTCCCTAATGCGGTGTCCGAAGTGGTAGCCGTTTGGAAACCAGGGGTAGTCCAGGTGCAATATCGTTTAGAGTTGGTCAATGCCCTTAGTGAATTCATTGGTATCCATCCAGCTCCAGACATAAAATTTGATAGTGGCACCGTTTGGCCAATTTTGTTGGAGAAGGGAAAGTACAGCAGTACTGTAACCAGTGGCAATAGTTTTGCACGGTCAACACTAGCTCAAATTTTGCCTATACCCGAATCCGAATTTACCATAGCTGCTGATGGTTATCTAGTCACCCTGAACCCATTTTATGGGCAAGTGGCATCGATTGAAAAACCCCTTGGGGCATACCGACAACATGGGAATAATTTGTGGGCTTTTTCTAAGAGAACCATTCCCATTGAACGGTTCCGTCGGTCTATCAACCATGATTTCATCAAGTATAACTATTTAGTAAGCAAGGCGACTGAGTTAGGCTATCACGTATGCCCAGATTTTAGCGTTCGTGACCCCAATCATTTGATTCACCGTATCGCTTCTTTACGGCTAGATCCTCACCATCATCCTTTTGCTTCTGATTCTCCTTTAGTTTTAGCTTACAAAGGATATTGGTCAATCTGGAAATATTCTAAATTTAATTTCCAAAAAAAAATCCTGTGGAGTCATTGGTTTCTGTGGGTAGGAATAATGCCCCATAGTATGGTAAAACCAGTAATATATTGGCTCCTTTGTTCAGCATCTCGTCCTACAATTATTCTATGGCTAGTGAAAATAATCCGCATAGTGAGACGCCTATTGACCTATAAAAAATTAACTTCTTAA
- a CDS encoding O-antigen ligase family protein — protein sequence MRKLLAFFEPIFTTVSLVLYSGGVLTVILSGGRSEGDVIQEFDSSLSRLLFVLIYLVTFFLLTLRWKKVLYLLSKDRWLSLLVGIAVVSVLWSSEPTTTINRAVALIGTTLFGVYLASRYTMKEQLEMLGWAFGVAILLSFMFIVALPKYGIMGGVHAGTWRGIYVHKNVLGKVMVPSAVVFLLLAIRGKKNNLLLWGGFGFAVILLLFTTSKTALVSLIIMLFSLYLYRMLRWRYDLLIPAIFAMTTFGGSVLIWLLDNADALLGAIGKDATLTGRTELWPFVLDMINKQPWLGYGYGSFWNGLNGESAYVWRAVLWPAPNAHNGLLDLWLALGILGVSIYLIGFSFSLLRAIAWLRVSKTSENLWPLLFLTYTVLANITETSVMIQNNIFWVLYTSVALSVLIPLERQQNLLK from the coding sequence GCTCTATTCAGGAGGAGTACTCACTGTAATTTTATCAGGAGGCAGAAGTGAGGGGGATGTCATACAAGAATTTGATTCCTCCCTCAGTAGATTGCTGTTCGTATTAATTTATCTCGTTACCTTTTTCCTCCTAACATTACGGTGGAAAAAAGTACTTTATCTCCTCAGTAAAGATAGATGGCTCAGTCTGTTGGTGGGGATAGCAGTAGTATCTGTTTTATGGTCTTCTGAACCAACAACGACTATCAACCGTGCTGTTGCCCTAATTGGCACAACATTGTTTGGTGTTTACCTCGCCAGCCGCTACACCATGAAAGAACAGCTAGAAATGCTGGGTTGGGCATTCGGAGTAGCAATATTGCTCAGTTTTATGTTTATTGTGGCTCTGCCGAAATACGGTATTATGGGGGGAGTTCATGCTGGAACTTGGCGAGGAATATACGTCCATAAAAATGTTCTTGGCAAAGTAATGGTGCCCAGTGCAGTCGTATTTTTGCTCCTGGCTATTCGAGGCAAAAAAAATAATTTACTGTTGTGGGGGGGGTTTGGCTTTGCCGTAATTCTTTTACTATTTACCACTTCAAAAACTGCACTGGTTAGTCTTATAATTATGTTATTCTCTCTATATCTATACCGGATGTTACGGTGGCGATATGACCTACTGATTCCGGCTATATTTGCCATGACAACATTCGGAGGCAGCGTCTTAATCTGGTTGTTAGATAATGCAGACGCTTTGCTAGGTGCAATTGGTAAAGATGCTACCTTAACCGGTCGTACAGAGCTATGGCCTTTCGTGTTGGACATGATTAATAAACAGCCGTGGCTCGGTTATGGCTATGGTTCATTCTGGAATGGCTTGAATGGTGAATCTGCCTATGTCTGGCGTGCAGTATTGTGGCCAGCTCCCAACGCCCACAACGGCTTGCTCGACCTATGGCTAGCTTTAGGAATCTTGGGAGTATCAATCTACCTAATTGGATTTAGTTTTAGTTTACTAAGAGCTATTGCTTGGCTCCGTGTAAGTAAAACATCAGAGAATCTCTGGCCATTATTGTTCTTAACCTATACCGTGTTAGCCAATATCACAGAGACGTCAGTGATGATACAAAACAATATCTTTTGGGTACTCTACACATCGGTAGCTCTTTCGGTGCTTATTCCATTAGAGCGACAACAAAACCTATTGAAATGA
- a CDS encoding sulfotransferase domain-containing protein, with protein MTLPNFLIIGAQKAGTTWLSHNLKEHPEVFIPSDEIHYFNKRYNLNQGLEWYKQHFADVNGEKAIGEKTPNYLWIDPLPDAQGKVYYDPLEEIPYSHRLIYETLPEAKLIVVLRNPVERAIAAVNHFIKNGAISLNDDLDELLVGDKQSLVERYGIIDMGRYYRQLQSYYDYFDPKQMLILVFEEDIAKNSEDSMKKVCEFLDIDSSFDFSKKSKKVHQSTSSPIARYLGARFPFMRGVINRVDQRLPLQHQKLRPSPSAIQKLYSIYANDNQKLFKLLGREISPWYSKELVGLSS; from the coding sequence GTGACTTTACCGAACTTTTTAATCATTGGAGCCCAAAAGGCTGGAACTACCTGGTTATCCCATAATCTCAAGGAACATCCTGAGGTATTTATACCTAGCGATGAGATTCATTACTTTAATAAAAGGTATAATCTCAACCAAGGTCTTGAATGGTATAAACAACACTTTGCTGATGTTAATGGGGAAAAAGCGATTGGAGAAAAAACCCCTAATTACTTATGGATCGACCCATTACCTGATGCCCAGGGTAAAGTCTACTATGACCCTCTCGAAGAAATTCCATATTCCCATCGGCTGATCTACGAGACATTGCCTGAAGCCAAACTTATTGTAGTCCTAAGAAATCCAGTTGAACGAGCCATTGCTGCTGTGAATCACTTTATCAAAAATGGAGCTATATCTCTGAATGATGACCTTGATGAGCTATTAGTTGGTGATAAACAATCCCTAGTTGAGCGCTATGGCATCATCGATATGGGACGATATTATCGCCAACTGCAAAGCTACTATGACTACTTCGATCCTAAGCAAATGCTAATTCTAGTCTTTGAAGAAGACATTGCTAAAAACTCAGAGGATTCTATGAAAAAAGTTTGTGAATTCCTTGACATAGATTCTTCCTTTGATTTTAGTAAAAAGTCTAAGAAAGTCCATCAAAGCACTAGTTCACCAATTGCTCGTTATTTGGGAGCCCGTTTCCCGTTTATGCGCGGCGTTATCAATCGTGTTGATCAACGCTTACCCTTACAACACCAAAAGCTTCGCCCCAGTCCATCAGCAATTCAAAAACTCTACAGCATCTATGCCAATGATAATCAAAAGCTCTTCAAATTATTGGGGCGGGAGATATCGCCATGGTATAGCAAAGAATTAGTGGGACTAAGCAGCTAG
- a CDS encoding oligosaccharide flippase family protein gives MNFQSLKSRLIGIFQKSLVRNTLWMLLAKFLKMIVQAAYFVIIARTLGAQQYGLFASLTALAAIISPFATWGSGDVLIKNVSRNRALFKEYWGNALLMVFTSSGLLIALVMLIAPGILPEETSPLLIFLVFLSDLLFLKILATAGQAFIAVSQLKHTAQIHFLLSLKNLVATLCFVSFFQTSDIVVWAALYMASTAIAAGVGFLMVHRMLGTPKLAISKIKPEMLQGFYFSVNLCAETVNNNVDKTMLARLSTLQATGIYAAAYRLIDVAFVPVQSLLAASYAKFFQKGAAGIGGSLNLAKRLSPIAGMYGIAAGIGLFISAPIVPYIIGEDYSEVVNALRWLAPIPFFKAMQFFAADTLTGAGFQGLRSSIQVTAALLNFSLNLWLIPLYSWKGAAWSSLTSDSLRMLSLWLLVFVLYRQEVTRSKRLQESEH, from the coding sequence ATGAATTTTCAATCCCTCAAATCCAGGCTCATTGGCATATTTCAGAAATCCCTAGTACGTAACACGTTGTGGATGCTATTGGCTAAATTTCTGAAGATGATTGTCCAAGCCGCCTACTTCGTGATAATTGCTCGTACCCTCGGTGCTCAACAGTATGGTCTGTTTGCTAGTTTGACGGCTTTAGCGGCGATTATATCGCCTTTTGCTACCTGGGGGAGTGGAGATGTTTTAATTAAAAATGTCTCTAGAAACCGAGCCTTATTCAAGGAATACTGGGGCAATGCGCTATTGATGGTTTTTACCTCTAGTGGCTTGCTAATTGCCTTAGTTATGCTTATAGCTCCAGGGATTTTACCTGAAGAAACCTCGCCCCTGCTAATATTTTTGGTATTTTTGTCTGACTTACTATTTTTGAAAATTTTAGCCACTGCTGGTCAGGCATTTATCGCGGTCAGTCAGCTTAAGCACACCGCCCAGATTCATTTTTTACTTAGTCTAAAAAATTTAGTGGCAACACTGTGTTTTGTCAGCTTCTTTCAGACATCAGATATTGTAGTTTGGGCAGCTTTATATATGGCTAGTACAGCAATAGCAGCTGGGGTTGGATTTCTGATGGTACATCGGATGTTAGGAACTCCTAAATTGGCAATATCAAAGATCAAGCCGGAGATGCTTCAGGGATTCTACTTTTCTGTCAACCTTTGTGCTGAAACGGTTAACAATAATGTAGATAAAACCATGCTGGCGCGTCTTTCTACATTACAAGCTACAGGTATATATGCTGCTGCATACCGTTTAATTGATGTAGCATTTGTTCCTGTGCAATCTCTGTTGGCGGCTTCCTATGCGAAGTTTTTTCAGAAGGGAGCCGCTGGCATCGGAGGAAGTCTCAATCTGGCCAAGCGTCTATCACCAATTGCTGGTATGTACGGAATAGCTGCTGGTATCGGGTTGTTTATCTCGGCTCCAATCGTACCCTACATCATAGGTGAAGACTATAGTGAGGTAGTCAATGCCTTACGTTGGTTAGCACCGATACCGTTTTTTAAAGCCATGCAGTTTTTTGCGGCGGACACCCTGACTGGTGCTGGATTTCAAGGGTTGCGTAGTAGCATACAAGTAACGGCAGCTCTGTTGAACTTTTCGTTAAACCTTTGGTTAATTCCTCTATATTCATGGAAGGGAGCTGCCTGGTCAAGTTTAACCTCAGATTCCTTGAGGATGCTCAGCTTATGGCTATTAGTGTTTGTCTTATATCGACAAGAGGTGACTAGAAGCAAGCGCCTTCAAGAATCGGAACATTAA